One segment of Shewanella piezotolerans WP3 DNA contains the following:
- the tusD gene encoding sulfurtransferase complex subunit TusD, protein MSKFIIQVNSPAYGSGSSYNAYRFAEAAVQNGHLIDKVFFYQDGVLNTNSFNSPASDEFDLQSAWLSLSQQYKFPLVNCVSAALRRGVLSVSEAQENNTKHWNMEAPFIMGGLGELVTGIESADRLVSF, encoded by the coding sequence ATGAGCAAATTTATTATTCAGGTTAACTCCCCTGCTTACGGTAGCGGATCGAGTTATAATGCCTATCGCTTTGCCGAAGCCGCCGTACAAAACGGTCACCTTATTGATAAAGTCTTTTTCTATCAAGACGGCGTTCTCAATACTAATAGTTTTAACAGTCCTGCAAGTGACGAGTTTGATCTTCAAAGCGCTTGGCTATCTCTCAGTCAACAATACAAGTTCCCATTAGTTAACTGTGTCTCTGCTGCGCTGCGTCGTGGCGTGCTGTCCGTTAGTGAAGCACAAGAAAACAACACTAAGCATTGGAACATGGAAGCTCCATTTATAATGGGTGGCTTGGGTGAACTTGTTACGGGTATTGAGTCTGCTGATCGATTAGTTAGCTTTTAA
- the tusC gene encoding sulfurtransferase complex subunit TusC: protein MKKLCIVFSQGPHGNAKGREALDLALLSASFEQQVSLVFTDEGILNLLKNQAPETVGAKDYIATFGALPLYDIETILVCEAAMKELALTEHDIKLEVQFCSSQAIAEHFNHVDEVLVF, encoded by the coding sequence TTGAAGAAACTTTGTATTGTATTCAGTCAAGGTCCCCATGGTAACGCCAAAGGTCGCGAAGCACTCGATCTCGCTTTGCTCAGCGCTAGCTTTGAGCAACAAGTTAGCTTAGTTTTTACTGATGAAGGGATCTTAAACTTGCTAAAGAACCAAGCTCCAGAAACCGTAGGAGCTAAAGACTACATTGCCACTTTTGGCGCGCTTCCCCTTTATGATATTGAGACTATTCTCGTCTGCGAGGCCGCTATGAAAGAATTAGCGCTTACAGAGCACGATATAAAGCTAGAGGTTCAATTCTGCTCTTCACAAGCGATTGCAGAGCATTTCAACCATGTAGATGAGGTCTTAGTATTCTAA
- a CDS encoding TusE/DsrC/DsvC family sulfur relay protein — protein MIEFNGKKIETDHQGYLKVVSDWSPELALIIAKEEEIELTDAHWEVINFVRNFYLEFKTSPAIRVLVKAIGQSLGADKGNSKYLYTLFPVGPAKQATKIAGLPKPAKCI, from the coding sequence ATGATTGAATTTAACGGAAAGAAAATAGAGACAGACCACCAAGGCTACTTAAAAGTTGTGAGTGACTGGAGCCCAGAACTCGCGCTCATAATTGCTAAAGAGGAAGAGATAGAACTTACAGATGCACATTGGGAAGTCATTAATTTTGTGCGTAACTTTTATCTAGAGTTTAAAACAAGCCCTGCCATTCGTGTGCTCGTAAAAGCGATTGGACAAAGCTTAGGTGCAGACAAAGGCAATTCAAAATATCTCTATACTTTGTTTCCTGTAGGGCCTGCCAAGCAAGCGACAAAAATTGCGGGTTTACCCAAGCCTGCAAAATGTATCTAA
- the punR gene encoding DNA-binding transcriptional activator PunR: MLSEQSMQLIDMVARVGSFTAAANKLHKVPSAVSYAVKQIEEELGVVLFIRHHRSVSLTPAGEHFVKQSRTLLTEMEAMRSDTVRVANGWQPTLAIALDNIVRADKISNLIADFYRTFDNVELIIRIEVFNGVWESIATGRSDIAIGATTAIPVGGEYHFRDMGEIDWCFLVGKNHPLASIDRPLTDDEVRKYPSICLEDTSREIPKRMTWLLENQRRLVVPDWIRAINCFREGLGIGYMPAHFASPFIKTGALIEKQLEHSKKKSPCCLAWNASNKSPAMAWVLDYLGDTAKLQKDWLD; encoded by the coding sequence ATGCTATCAGAACAATCTATGCAGCTAATTGATATGGTCGCCCGCGTGGGCAGCTTTACCGCTGCCGCCAATAAATTGCATAAAGTACCTTCAGCAGTCAGCTATGCAGTTAAACAAATTGAAGAAGAACTTGGTGTCGTTCTGTTTATTCGCCACCATCGAAGCGTAAGCTTGACCCCTGCAGGCGAGCATTTCGTTAAGCAATCCCGCACTTTACTGACCGAGATGGAGGCGATGCGCTCTGATACCGTTAGAGTCGCTAATGGCTGGCAACCTACCCTCGCTATTGCGTTAGATAATATTGTTCGCGCTGACAAAATCAGTAACCTGATCGCAGATTTCTACCGTACTTTCGACAATGTAGAGCTTATTATCCGCATCGAAGTCTTTAATGGTGTATGGGAGTCGATTGCAACTGGGCGTAGCGATATTGCCATCGGGGCGACAACCGCCATTCCAGTTGGTGGAGAATATCATTTTAGGGATATGGGGGAGATTGATTGGTGTTTCTTGGTCGGTAAGAACCACCCACTTGCCAGTATTGATAGACCATTGACCGATGATGAAGTACGCAAATATCCCTCAATTTGTTTAGAAGATACTTCCCGCGAGATCCCCAAGCGTATGACTTGGTTACTCGAGAACCAAAGGCGCTTAGTGGTACCCGATTGGATCCGGGCGATAAATTGTTTTCGTGAAGGACTTGGTATTGGTTATATGCCAGCTCACTTTGCTTCACCGTTTATCAAAACTGGTGCATTGATCGAAAAGCAACTTGAACATTCTAAGAAAAAAAGTCCCTGCTGTTTAGCTTGGAACGCATCAAATAAGTCACCAGCAATGGCGTGGGTGCTCGATTATTTAGGTGATACAGCGAAGCTTCAAAAGGACTGGTTAGACTAA
- a CDS encoding Bax inhibitor-1/YccA family protein, with translation MTQQTTYGQSTVEVNKLLKNTYMLLSMTLAFSAVCAGLAMALAISPMMSLGLSIGSLVLLFVTLRKAESSAGIFWVFAFTGMQGASLGYILNHYAGMANGPQLIMQALGLTSVIFVALSGYAVTTKKDFSFMRGFLIAGLVIMVVGLLVNLFLGNGMVFMALNAGIALLMTGFILYDTSKIVNGGETNYIRATISLYLDFLNLFVALLHLMGMGSDD, from the coding sequence ATGACACAACAAACCACTTACGGTCAATCGACTGTAGAGGTTAATAAACTACTTAAAAACACGTACATGCTACTTTCAATGACTTTGGCATTCTCTGCAGTATGTGCAGGCTTAGCCATGGCATTAGCAATTAGCCCTATGATGTCTTTAGGTTTATCAATTGGTAGCTTGGTACTGTTGTTCGTGACATTACGCAAAGCCGAGTCAAGTGCAGGGATCTTCTGGGTATTTGCTTTCACTGGCATGCAGGGTGCATCGCTGGGTTATATCCTCAACCATTATGCAGGTATGGCTAACGGCCCACAGCTTATTATGCAGGCGTTAGGCTTAACATCAGTAATCTTCGTTGCCCTTTCAGGCTACGCAGTTACCACTAAGAAAGATTTCTCTTTCATGCGTGGTTTCTTAATTGCTGGTTTAGTGATTATGGTTGTCGGCCTTCTCGTTAACTTGTTCCTAGGTAACGGCATGGTCTTCATGGCACTTAATGCAGGTATTGCATTATTGATGACCGGGTTTATTCTTTATGATACGAGCAAAATCGTAAATGGTGGCGAGACCAACTATATTCGTGCAACCATCTCTTTGTACTTAGATTTCCTAAACCTATTCGTAGCACTGCTACATTTAATGGGTATGGGCAGCGATGACTAA
- the tusB gene encoding sulfurtransferase complex subunit TusB: MILHHIQSSPTQSAALKLCLRYINTTDSILLSSNAVNCLLIKEWQSRLNDYNVLVLEDDVIARGLQSRLSAFKMIGYADFVALTLTHNKVICW, encoded by the coding sequence ATGATATTGCATCATATACAATCGTCTCCTACACAAAGCGCTGCACTGAAACTTTGCTTACGCTACATAAACACTACTGATAGCATTTTGCTATCGTCTAATGCGGTTAATTGTTTATTAATCAAAGAGTGGCAATCACGCTTAAACGATTACAACGTGCTAGTACTGGAAGATGATGTTATTGCACGTGGATTACAATCACGCTTGAGTGCATTTAAAATGATTGGTTACGCAGATTTTGTTGCGCTGACCCTAACCCATAACAAAGTGATTTGCTGGTAG